One genomic window of Indioceanicola profundi includes the following:
- a CDS encoding glutathione binding-like protein: MTIQLHVWPTPNGHKVSIALEEMGLAYDVHPVDIGKGDQFKPDFLKISPNNRMPAIVDPDGPDGKPITLFESGAILIYLADKTGKFRPRDQATWYTHIQWLMWQMGGVGPMFGQAGHFMFYAPEQIPYGVERYGNEAKRLMKVADTRLGEARFLGGDEYGIADMATFPWLRLHERYGITTSDYPNVKRWIDEIAARPAVHRGLDLLKDSARPAGQPLSDEERENMFGKKQQG, translated from the coding sequence ATGACGATCCAGCTTCATGTCTGGCCGACACCCAACGGCCATAAAGTCTCCATCGCGCTGGAGGAGATGGGGCTCGCCTACGATGTCCATCCGGTGGACATCGGCAAGGGAGACCAGTTCAAGCCGGATTTCCTGAAGATCAGCCCGAACAACCGGATGCCCGCCATTGTCGATCCCGACGGTCCGGACGGAAAGCCGATCACCCTGTTCGAATCCGGCGCCATCCTGATTTATCTGGCGGACAAGACCGGCAAGTTCCGGCCCCGGGATCAGGCTACCTGGTACACGCACATCCAGTGGCTGATGTGGCAGATGGGCGGTGTCGGTCCGATGTTCGGTCAGGCAGGCCATTTCATGTTCTACGCACCGGAGCAGATCCCCTACGGCGTGGAGCGCTACGGCAATGAGGCCAAGCGCCTGATGAAGGTAGCCGACACGCGGCTGGGCGAGGCGCGGTTCCTGGGCGGCGATGAATACGGGATTGCCGACATGGCAACCTTCCCCTGGCTGCGCCTGCATGAGCGCTACGGCATCACCACGTCGGACTATCCCAACGTGAAGCGCTGGATCGACGAGATCGCGGCGCGGCCTGCCGTACACCGCGGGCTGGACCTGCTGAAGGACTCCGCACGCCCGGCTGGACAGCCCCTGAGTGACGAGGAGCGGGAGAACATGTTCGGGAAGAAGCAGCAGGGCTGA
- a CDS encoding thymidine kinase — translation MRYGKLEVICGPMFSGKSTEILKRAIWYTHGTGTRIMLLKPAFDVRYGADRVVNHDGVGFDAVPISEMPAVPDDVAAVFVDEVQFCCEPHFRGDIVESIRALLDRGIDVAVSGLDTDWKGRPFIVTATLAGMADSIQKLRSRCAICGHDASKSFKKHGNERTVELGQADLYEPRCNAHWHDHSPRPGRELTLEI, via the coding sequence GTGCGGTATGGAAAGCTGGAAGTGATCTGCGGCCCGATGTTCTCGGGCAAGTCGACGGAGATCCTGAAGCGCGCCATCTGGTACACGCACGGGACCGGCACCCGGATCATGCTGCTGAAGCCCGCCTTCGATGTGCGGTACGGGGCGGACAGGGTGGTCAATCACGACGGGGTCGGCTTCGACGCCGTTCCCATCAGTGAAATGCCGGCCGTCCCCGACGATGTCGCCGCCGTCTTCGTCGACGAGGTGCAGTTCTGTTGCGAGCCCCATTTCAGGGGCGACATCGTGGAGAGCATCCGCGCGCTGCTGGACCGCGGAATCGATGTGGCGGTAAGCGGCCTGGATACTGACTGGAAGGGCCGGCCCTTCATCGTGACGGCTACCCTGGCCGGCATGGCGGACAGCATCCAGAAGCTGCGCTCCCGCTGCGCCATCTGCGGCCACGACGCCAGCAAGAGCTTCAAGAAGCACGGCAATGAGCGCACGGTGGAGCTGGGTCAGGCAGACCTCTACGAGCCCCGCTGCAATGCCCACTGGCACGACCACAGCCCCAGGCCGGGCCGTGAGCTGACGCTGGAAATCTAG
- a CDS encoding cell wall hydrolase, whose protein sequence is MRAMFVLAPLSLAALLPAAALGDDAATPEAQQCLAKAVYFEARGEDEVSQRAVADVVINRVEHPDFPDSVCEVIQDGGEKPPCQFSWWCDGKSDDPTEPEAWEQAQSVAQEVIQEPEKDVTDGAVFFHSAGQTPAWGDEMEPVGQIGSHMYYRAPEDDEELQQAEVTPQETPEE, encoded by the coding sequence ATGCGCGCCATGTTCGTGCTGGCACCCCTTTCCCTCGCAGCCCTGCTTCCTGCGGCCGCGCTGGGAGATGATGCCGCTACGCCGGAAGCCCAACAGTGTCTGGCGAAGGCCGTCTATTTCGAAGCCCGTGGCGAGGATGAAGTCAGCCAGCGCGCCGTTGCCGATGTGGTCATCAACCGCGTTGAGCATCCGGATTTCCCCGATTCTGTCTGCGAGGTCATCCAGGACGGCGGGGAGAAGCCGCCGTGCCAGTTCTCCTGGTGGTGTGATGGCAAAAGCGACGACCCTACCGAGCCCGAGGCCTGGGAGCAGGCGCAGTCGGTGGCACAGGAGGTCATCCAGGAGCCGGAAAAGGACGTGACCGACGGCGCGGTCTTCTTCCACTCCGCCGGCCAGACACCCGCCTGGGGAGACGAGATGGAGCCGGTCGGCCAGATCGGAAGCCATATGTACTACCGGGCGCCCGAGGATGATGAGGAGCTTCAGCAGGCCGAGGTAACTCCTCAAGAGACGCCGGAGGAATAG
- a CDS encoding thioesterase family protein, whose protein sequence is MNLLLRLLKTVLAALWFRKRLHPLAVSELVLRVWPTDCDPNLHMTNARYPSMMDLGRLDLLIRTGMGRLMWKRRWSPVLGSMMIRYRRELRPFQPFRLKSRVMGWDGKWIYLEHVFETMDGEVAAIAIGRGVFVGAQGTVPVAELLTAAGVPDAVSPPIPPAVAAWTAAEQDLTGSARAA, encoded by the coding sequence ATGAATCTCCTGCTCCGCCTGCTCAAGACCGTCCTCGCCGCCCTGTGGTTCAGGAAGCGGCTGCACCCGCTGGCGGTGTCGGAGCTGGTGCTGCGGGTATGGCCGACGGATTGCGATCCGAACCTGCACATGACCAATGCCCGCTATCCGTCGATGATGGATCTGGGCCGACTGGACCTGCTGATCCGCACCGGCATGGGGCGGCTGATGTGGAAGCGGCGCTGGTCGCCGGTGCTGGGCAGCATGATGATCCGCTACCGCCGCGAACTGCGGCCCTTCCAGCCGTTCCGGCTGAAGAGCCGGGTCATGGGCTGGGACGGCAAGTGGATATACCTGGAACACGTCTTCGAGACGATGGACGGCGAGGTGGCCGCCATCGCCATCGGGCGCGGCGTGTTCGTCGGCGCCCAGGGCACCGTTCCGGTGGCCGAGCTTCTGACCGCTGCCGGCGTGCCCGATGCCGTTTCACCCCCGATCCCGCCCGCTGTCGCGGCCTGGACCGCTGCGGAGCAGGACCTGACGGGGAGCGCCAGGGCGGCGTGA
- a CDS encoding YciI family protein, producing the protein MAKFVLILRETPAATAALSPAEMQACIEEYMAWSAKLAQAGRLIGGEKLMDEGGRRLKRQEGRLLVTDGPYTEAKDVIGGLFIIEAADYAEAEGLVADCPHLAIGEIELRQIHEL; encoded by the coding sequence ATGGCGAAGTTCGTCCTGATCCTGCGCGAGACTCCTGCCGCGACCGCCGCCCTTTCCCCGGCGGAAATGCAGGCGTGCATCGAAGAGTACATGGCCTGGTCGGCCAAGCTGGCACAAGCCGGGCGGCTTATCGGCGGTGAAAAACTGATGGATGAGGGCGGCAGACGCCTGAAGCGTCAGGAAGGACGGCTGCTGGTCACGGACGGCCCCTATACCGAGGCCAAGGACGTGATCGGCGGATTGTTCATCATAGAAGCCGCGGACTATGCGGAGGCGGAAGGTCTGGTCGCCGACTGCCCGCATCTTGCCATCGGCGAGATCGAACTGCGCCAGATCCATGAGCTGTGA
- a CDS encoding cell wall hydrolase: MDQEQAEVDPEDAECLAQAIYFEARGEQDAGKRAVAAVVLNRVAQPEFPDTVCGVVRDGGERPPCQFSWWCDGKSDAPTDEVAWSEALSVANEALQGLENDSTEGALFFHHTSVRPGWRRVFQRTVRIGPHIFYRVPQEADTGGEGG; this comes from the coding sequence GTGGACCAGGAGCAGGCGGAGGTCGATCCGGAAGATGCGGAATGCCTTGCCCAGGCGATCTATTTCGAAGCGCGCGGCGAGCAGGACGCGGGAAAGCGCGCCGTTGCCGCGGTGGTGCTGAACCGTGTCGCCCAGCCGGAATTCCCCGATACCGTATGTGGTGTCGTCCGCGACGGCGGGGAGAGGCCGCCTTGCCAGTTCTCCTGGTGGTGCGACGGGAAGAGCGATGCGCCGACTGACGAGGTCGCCTGGTCGGAGGCGCTGTCCGTCGCCAACGAGGCGCTGCAGGGTCTGGAGAATGACTCGACGGAGGGCGCCCTGTTCTTCCACCACACCAGCGTCCGGCCCGGTTGGCGGCGCGTTTTCCAGCGAACCGTGCGCATCGGCCCGCATATCTTCTACCGTGTTCCGCAGGAAGCGGACACCGGCGGGGAGGGCGGTTAG
- a CDS encoding cell wall hydrolase, whose amino-acid sequence MTRRILAFLALVLFVAGCAAKPPPPPPAAPPPPPGPSPEEIAFREAEIECLAQVVYFEARGESEIGRRAVAAVVMNRVGHDKFPDTICGVVRQGGETPPCQFSWWCDGQAEKIEEQDAWMDAKRIAREMFEHKHPDPTNGAMYFHRRDTSPDWMNVFRQTAQIDDHIYYRPVTDDQI is encoded by the coding sequence ATGACGCGGCGCATCCTTGCCTTTCTGGCACTGGTTCTGTTCGTAGCCGGCTGCGCCGCAAAGCCGCCCCCGCCCCCTCCTGCAGCCCCTCCACCTCCGCCCGGCCCCTCTCCAGAGGAGATCGCCTTCCGGGAAGCGGAAATCGAGTGCTTGGCCCAGGTCGTGTATTTCGAAGCACGCGGGGAGAGCGAGATCGGCCGCCGCGCGGTCGCGGCGGTGGTCATGAACCGGGTCGGCCATGACAAATTCCCGGATACGATCTGTGGCGTCGTCCGCCAGGGCGGGGAGACTCCGCCCTGCCAATTCTCCTGGTGGTGCGATGGCCAGGCCGAGAAAATCGAGGAGCAGGATGCCTGGATGGATGCCAAGCGCATCGCCAGGGAGATGTTCGAGCACAAGCATCCTGACCCGACGAACGGCGCCATGTACTTCCATCGGCGCGACACATCACCGGACTGGATGAATGTTTTCCGGCAGACGGCGCAGATCGACGACCACATCTACTACCGCCCTGTGACCGACGACCAGATCTGA
- a CDS encoding acyl-CoA dehydrogenase C-terminal domain-containing protein produces MPVYKAPLEDIGFVLNDVLNAQSLTQLPGLGDASPDLISAVLEEAAKLCENELQPLNRSGHEEGCHYENGVVRTPKGFKEAYDKYVEGGWQGLSFDPEYGGQGLPHTLTFVMEELMNSANMAFAMYPGLTQGAMNAIHTHANEELKAQYLPKMASGEWSGTMCLTEPHCGTDLGLIKTKAVPAGDGSYKVTGTKIFISAGEHDLTSNIIHLVLAKLPDAPAGTKGISLFLVPKFLPDENNEPGQRNGVMCGSIEHKMGIMANATCVMNFDDATGWLVGEPHKGMRAMFTMMNAARLGVGMQGLGIAAVAYQNGLAYAKDRLQGRSLGGAKAPEKPADPIIVHPDVRKNLLAGKAFVEGGRALGYWVGMLIDMYERHPDPKVQQEAEDFVALLTPVVKAYFTDMGYEVATNMQQVYGGHGYIREWGMEQFVRDARIAMIYEGANGIQALDLVGRKMPQNMGRLLRRFFHPMQAELESSMSNPALMEFVIPLSKAFGKLQQATAIIAQKGMARPDEAGAASTDYLRIFGLVSLGWMWLKMVKVAQEKMAEGSDGKQSFYDAKIKTARFFMEKMLPEADARFKSLMAGGKTLMSLDADQF; encoded by the coding sequence ATGCCCGTCTACAAGGCCCCGCTCGAGGACATCGGTTTCGTCCTCAACGATGTTCTGAACGCCCAGTCCTTGACCCAGCTTCCTGGCTTGGGCGATGCCAGCCCCGACCTCATCTCCGCGGTGCTGGAGGAGGCGGCGAAGCTCTGCGAGAACGAGCTGCAGCCGCTGAACCGCTCCGGCCATGAGGAGGGCTGCCACTACGAGAACGGCGTCGTGCGCACGCCCAAGGGCTTCAAGGAAGCCTACGACAAGTATGTCGAGGGTGGCTGGCAGGGCCTGTCATTCGATCCGGAGTATGGCGGCCAGGGTCTTCCCCACACGCTGACCTTCGTGATGGAAGAGCTGATGAACTCGGCCAACATGGCGTTCGCCATGTATCCGGGTCTGACGCAGGGGGCGATGAACGCCATCCACACCCATGCGAATGAGGAACTGAAGGCCCAGTACCTGCCCAAGATGGCGTCCGGCGAGTGGTCCGGCACCATGTGCCTGACGGAGCCGCATTGCGGCACCGACCTCGGCCTGATCAAGACCAAGGCCGTCCCGGCCGGCGATGGCAGCTACAAGGTGACCGGAACCAAGATCTTCATCTCCGCCGGTGAGCATGACCTCACCAGCAACATCATCCATCTGGTGCTGGCGAAGCTGCCAGATGCTCCTGCTGGCACCAAGGGCATCAGCCTGTTCCTGGTCCCGAAGTTCCTACCGGACGAGAACAACGAGCCCGGCCAGCGCAACGGCGTCATGTGCGGGTCCATCGAGCACAAGATGGGCATCATGGCCAACGCCACCTGCGTCATGAACTTCGACGACGCCACCGGCTGGCTGGTGGGTGAGCCCCACAAGGGCATGCGCGCCATGTTCACCATGATGAACGCCGCCCGCCTGGGCGTCGGCATGCAGGGGCTGGGCATCGCGGCCGTGGCCTATCAGAACGGCCTCGCCTACGCCAAGGACCGGCTCCAGGGCCGCTCCCTCGGCGGCGCCAAGGCTCCGGAGAAACCCGCCGATCCGATCATCGTGCATCCGGACGTGCGCAAGAACCTTCTGGCCGGCAAGGCCTTCGTCGAGGGTGGGCGCGCGCTCGGCTACTGGGTCGGCATGCTGATCGACATGTATGAGCGTCACCCCGACCCGAAGGTGCAGCAGGAGGCGGAGGATTTCGTCGCCCTACTGACCCCGGTGGTGAAGGCCTACTTCACCGACATGGGGTACGAGGTCGCGACCAACATGCAGCAGGTCTATGGCGGCCACGGCTACATCCGCGAATGGGGGATGGAGCAGTTCGTCCGCGATGCCCGCATCGCCATGATCTATGAGGGGGCGAACGGCATCCAGGCGCTGGATCTGGTCGGCCGCAAGATGCCCCAGAACATGGGCCGCCTGCTCCGCCGCTTCTTCCACCCGATGCAGGCGGAGCTGGAATCCAGCATGTCCAACCCGGCCCTGATGGAGTTCGTGATCCCGCTCTCCAAGGCGTTCGGGAAGCTCCAGCAGGCCACCGCCATCATCGCCCAGAAGGGCATGGCGCGCCCGGATGAGGCCGGTGCGGCCAGCACAGACTATCTGCGCATCTTCGGCCTGGTCAGCCTGGGCTGGATGTGGCTGAAGATGGTGAAGGTGGCTCAGGAGAAGATGGCGGAGGGTTCGGACGGCAAGCAGTCCTTCTACGACGCCAAGATCAAGACCGCCCGCTTCTTCATGGAGAAGATGCTTCCCGAGGCGGATGCCCGATTCAAGAGCCTGATGGCCGGCGGCAAGACCCTGATGTCGCTGGACGCCGACCAGTTCTGA
- a CDS encoding RNA polymerase sigma factor gives MSCEPSADGIPELVADLFRVQAGRMTASLARLTGSLDTAEELVQTALLKALQLWPFQGVPANPAGWLWQAARNAALDGLRRNRFQAPVTPGEIADALSMEAADDPCFARELEDDRLRLVFACCHPVLSAEAQIALALRTVCGLGTAEVARTFLLPEPTLAQRLVRAKAALAKAQVPFAIPGPEEIPARLPPVLGTLYLMFNSGYEALEGDRLIRAAVAMEAVRLACLAAEHPAIARPATHALAALLCLLAARLPARTGPDGLLVPLDRQDRGAWDPHLTARGFRHLARSMQGGEETRWHVEAAIAATHAAATTWSETDWNRIVTLYDRLMRHHPSPLVALNRAVALAEAAGPVEGLAALAGLEADPRLARYPLYHATLAELCRRADRPQEARAHLRSALALAISEPSRRLLEERLSAV, from the coding sequence ATGAGCTGTGAGCCGTCCGCCGACGGTATCCCGGAACTGGTGGCCGACCTGTTCCGCGTGCAGGCGGGCCGGATGACGGCCAGTCTGGCCCGGTTGACCGGCAGCCTGGATACGGCGGAGGAGCTGGTACAGACAGCGTTGCTGAAGGCCCTCCAACTCTGGCCGTTCCAGGGCGTACCGGCCAACCCGGCTGGTTGGCTGTGGCAGGCAGCGCGCAACGCGGCCCTGGATGGGCTGCGCCGCAACCGTTTCCAGGCCCCGGTCACGCCGGGGGAGATCGCCGACGCCCTTTCGATGGAAGCCGCCGACGATCCCTGCTTCGCGCGGGAGCTGGAGGACGACCGGCTGCGGCTGGTCTTCGCCTGCTGCCACCCGGTCCTGTCGGCGGAAGCGCAGATCGCGCTGGCGTTACGGACGGTCTGCGGGTTGGGCACGGCGGAGGTCGCACGGACCTTCCTGCTGCCGGAGCCGACACTTGCCCAGAGGCTGGTTCGGGCCAAGGCAGCCCTGGCCAAGGCGCAGGTGCCGTTTGCCATTCCCGGACCGGAGGAGATTCCCGCCCGCTTGCCTCCCGTGCTGGGCACATTGTACCTGATGTTCAATAGCGGCTACGAAGCGCTGGAGGGCGACAGGCTGATACGCGCCGCCGTGGCGATGGAAGCCGTGCGCCTGGCCTGCCTAGCCGCGGAACACCCTGCCATAGCCCGGCCGGCGACACATGCGCTGGCTGCCCTCCTCTGCCTGCTGGCGGCGCGCCTGCCGGCGCGCACCGGGCCGGACGGGCTGCTGGTGCCGCTTGATCGCCAGGACCGGGGCGCGTGGGACCCGCACCTTACTGCCCGCGGCTTTCGCCACCTTGCCCGCTCCATGCAGGGCGGAGAGGAAACACGCTGGCATGTCGAGGCGGCGATTGCCGCAACCCACGCAGCGGCGACCACCTGGTCCGAGACGGACTGGAACCGAATCGTCACGCTCTATGACAGGCTGATGCGGCACCACCCGTCACCTCTGGTCGCGCTGAACCGGGCGGTGGCGCTGGCGGAAGCGGCGGGGCCTGTAGAAGGGCTGGCGGCGCTGGCAGGGCTGGAGGCAGACCCGCGGCTGGCGCGCTATCCCCTCTATCATGCTACGCTTGCCGAACTCTGCCGCCGGGCGGACCGGCCACAAGAGGCCAGAGCCCATCTCCGCTCCGCACTTGCCCTCGCCATCTCGGAACCGTCCCGCCGCCTGCTTGAGGAACGCTTGTCCGCTGTTTGA